In one window of Photorhabdus laumondii subsp. laumondii DNA:
- a CDS encoding MBL fold metallo-hydrolase, giving the protein MSLKITVLLENKTSDSYLIAKPGLSLLLEDGEEKIIFDTGPDGSYIENANRMGISIDDISKIVISHGHSDHIGGVNYFPHNAKLICHPDALNEKYYGVMFRKIALKFKKMSGKINKRVKKRVFFRLTKSHMKISERFIFSGEIANDHRKSFGLIRKSSWANDYILDDSALIWKSDNGLVIIVGCGHSGICEIINHAKMITGVDKVCAVIGGLHLRRALPTELLKIREFFIKENIKEVYGCHCTGSWGRLWLPNVKQLKTGQVLLVE; this is encoded by the coding sequence ATGTCGTTAAAAATAACTGTACTACTGGAAAATAAAACATCTGATTCATATTTGATAGCTAAGCCTGGTTTGAGTCTTTTACTTGAAGATGGTGAAGAGAAGATAATTTTTGATACCGGCCCGGATGGTAGCTATATTGAGAATGCAAATAGGATGGGGATATCTATTGATGATATATCCAAAATTGTTATCTCTCATGGGCATTCTGATCATATAGGTGGTGTTAACTATTTTCCACATAATGCTAAATTAATATGTCATCCTGATGCATTAAATGAGAAGTATTATGGCGTTATGTTCAGGAAAATTGCGTTAAAATTTAAAAAAATGTCGGGTAAAATTAATAAACGAGTCAAGAAGAGAGTTTTTTTTCGGTTAACGAAATCGCATATGAAGATAAGTGAGCGATTTATTTTTTCAGGGGAAATAGCAAATGATCATCGAAAATCCTTTGGATTAATTAGAAAGAGCTCTTGGGCCAATGATTATATATTGGATGATAGTGCGTTAATTTGGAAAAGTGATAATGGATTGGTGATTATCGTTGGCTGTGGTCATTCTGGTATTTGTGAAATTATTAACCACGCTAAAATGATTACCGGTGTGGACAAAGTATGCGCGGTAATAGGCGGATTGCATTTAAGGAGAGCGTTACCGACGGAGTTATTGAAGATCAGAGAATTTTTTATAAAAGAAAATATAAAAGAGGTCTATGGATGTCATTGTACTGGTAGCTGGGGAAGACTGTGGTTACCAAATGTCAAACAGCTAAAAACAGGACAGGTATTATTAGTCGAGTAA